In Mauremys reevesii isolate NIE-2019 linkage group 14, ASM1616193v1, whole genome shotgun sequence, a single window of DNA contains:
- the LOC120381781 gene encoding translation initiation factor IF-2-like, which yields MGETPCHGCPLTGPCCLDVQDTVILLVALSLAAQLGLKIVTVICCRLWRLLAGLGGLFVPEAPPPPDSPMQKPRCPTHDLSPISARDRCPTPWGLPLPRRCPLCPWQPMRLTMDVNLHRDPGRHEHEASRDTPRPHHNAPGAYQNCTCPRASSAPSALPRDAGRPKPRPATVSRGTDARPAPGVRFGRASREELASSGASSQRQRPTKVYIYPVHPETPPASRDPSPGRRELRWKEDAEGPAGGAGQSRDAATDTADGAAGKLAPPGGRAQYYKGQEPSMQDWVYRPVKEPQWNWNQVG from the exons atGGGGGAGACCCCCTGCCACGGGTGCCCCCTAACCGGCCCCTGCTGCCTGGACGTGCAGGACACGGTCATCCTGCTGGTGGCGCTCAGCCTGGCGGCGCAGCTCGGCCTGAAGATCGTGACGGTG ATCTGCTGCCGGCTCTGGAGGCTGCTCGCGGGGCTCGGGGGCCTGTTCGTGCCCGAGG cacccccaccccccgattCCCCCATGCAGAAGCCCCGCTGCCCGACGCACGACCTGAGCCCGATCTCTGCCCGTGACCGGTGCCCCACTCCCTGGGGGCTGCCGCTGCCTCGGCGCTGCCCGCTGTGCCCGTGGCAGCCCATGCGGCTCACCATGGACGTCAACCTGCACCGGGACCCAGGCCGGCACGAGCACGAGGCCTCCCGGGACACCCCTCGGCCCCACCACAATGCCCCGGGGGCCTACCAGAACTGCACCTGCCCCCGGGCCTCATCGGCCCCCTCCGCCCTGCCCCGAGACGCCGGCCGCCCCAAGCCACGCCCGGCCACCGTCTCCCGCGGCACCGACGCCCGCCCGGCGCCCGGGGTCCGGTTCGGCCGCGCCAGCCGGGAGGAGCTCGCCTCGTCGGGCGCCAGCTCCCAGCGCCAGCGGCCCACCAAGGTCTACATCTACCCCGTCCACCCGGAGACGCCGCCCGCCAGCCGCGACCCGTCGCCCGGGCGCCGGGAGCTGCGCTGGAAGGAGGACGCggaggggccagcagggggcgccgggcAGAGCCGGGACGCGGCCACCGACACCGCGGACGGGGCGGCGGGGAAGCTGGCGCCGCCCGGTGGCCGCGCCCAGTACTACAAAGGGCAGGAGCCCTCCATGCAGGATTGGGTCTACCGGCCCGTCAAGGAGCCGCAGTGGAACTGGAACCAAGTGGGCTAA